The Sinomonas sp. P10A9 genome contains the following window.
GGCCTCGAAGGGAAGTCCGCGCTCGTCACGGGGTCCAGCCAGGGCATCGGGCGCGCACTCGTGGAGGGGCTCGCCGCGGCGGGAGCCAGCGTCGTCGTGCACGGCCGGGACGCAGGGAAGGCGGCCCGCGCCGCGGCCGAAGTTGCCGACGCGACCGGCTCACAAGCACGCAGCGTGACGTTCGACGTCACCGACCCGGCCGCCGTCGACGCCGGAATCGCCGCGCTCGAAGCGGAGGTCGGCGTGCTCGACGTACTGGTCAACAACGCCGGCATCCAGCGGCGCGCGCCGATCGGCGAGTTCAGCGACGAGGACTGGGACGTCCTCATGGCCACCAACGTCTCGAGCGCGTTCTACCTGGCACGCCGTGTGAGCCGCGGCATGGTCGAGCGGGGGAGCGGGAAGATCATCCAGATCGGCAGCGTGCAGAGCCAGCTCGCACGGCCCTCCATCGCGCCGTACTCGGCGACGAAGGGCGCCATCGTCATGCTGACGAAGGGACTGTGCGCAGACCTCGCCCCCCATGGCATCCAGGCCAATGCGATCGCTCCCGGCTACTTCGCCACCGAGCTGACCCAGGCGCTCGTGGCCGACGAGGACTTCTCCGACTGGGTGCGCCAGCGCACCCCCGCGGCGCGCTGGGGAGACACCCGCGACCTGGTCGGCGCGCTCGTGTTCCTCGCAAGCTCCGCAAGCGACTTCGTCAACGGACAGACGCTGTTCGTCGACGGCGGCATGACGGCGGTCGTCTGATGACGGGTGCTGCGCGGGAGAACCTCGGCGTCGTCGCCCACGCGGCGGGCGACCTGCGGATCGGGCCCGTGCCGGAGCCCGTGCCCGCAGACGACGAGGCCGTCGTGGAGGTCGCCTTCGGCGGCGTGTGCGGCTCCGACCTGCACTACTGGAAGCACGGGGCGGCCGGGGCCTCCATCCTCCGAGAGCCCATGATCCTCGGGCACGAGGTCTCGGGGCGCGTGATCCGGGCCGCGGCCGACGGCACCGGCCCCACGGCGGGGACCCGCGTGGCGGCCCATCCGCTCACCCCGCGCGGCGACGGCAGGACCCCGTATCCGGCCGACCGGCCAAACCTCGCGCCCGCGTCCACCTATCTGGGCTCGGCCATGCACCGCCCCCACACGCAAGGCGCGTTCGCCCGCCGGGTGGCCCTTCCAGCCCGCATGCTCCACGGCGTGCCCAAGGGCCTCTCGCTCGAGACCGCGGCGCTCGCCGAACCGGCCACCGTCGCGTGGCACGGCCTCGAGCGCGCCGGCGACGTGCGGGGCAAGCGCGTGGCGGTGATCGGCGCGGGGCCCATCGGCCAGCTCGTCATTGCGGCCGCCCACCACCACGGGGCCGCCGAAGTCGTCGCGACGGACCTCTTCGAGGTCCCGCTGGGTATAGCCCGCCAACAGGGCGCGCGGACCCTGGACGCGCGCGACGACGAGGCCATCGAGGCGCTCCACGCCGACGTCGTCGTCGAATCGAGCGGGACGGTGCCCGGGCTCGCGGCGGCAGTCTCGGCCGCGGCCCGCGGGGGCACCGTCGTCATGCTGGGCCTGCAGCGCGCCGGTGGCGTCGAGGCACCCATGGCGACGGCCATCACACGGGAACTCACCCTCGCGGGCTCGTTCCGTTTCGCGGGGGAGTTCGGCGACGTCCTGGCCGCGCTGGGCGACGGCACCCTCAGGACCGAGGGGATCGTGACGCACGTGGTGCCTGTGGAGGACGCGCTCCGGGGTTTCGAGACCGCCGCCGACGCCTCGGTCTCTTCCAAGGTCCTCATCTCGTTCTGAGCGCCGGCCGCCCATGGCCGCATCACCGAAACAACGAGCTCGGGGTCGCGTAGGCCACTTCTTTCACGCACGACGGCGCCGCCCGTCCCCTTGGTGGGGCGGCGGCGTCGTCAGCACCCACCTCGTGCGGGAAGGGTGCGCACCCGTCGTTTGGCCAGACCCCCGGCTGTGCTGGGACGTCAGTACTGCTTCTTCGCGAGCTCTTTGATCCACTCGGGGGTTTCGCGGTCAAGCCGCTTGTCGATGGTGACCTGGAGCCGTGCTGCTGCTGCCTGCACTCGCAGCTCTCCGCGCGGGACTCGGACGACCCTCTTAGATGCCGCCTGCTGCTTTCCCGGGCTGTGCGCCGGCGTCGTGGTGCTCATCGGCTTCCGCCTCTCCCTCTGAATCTCCATTGTCGATGACCTCCAGTTCAGCGTCCAGCCTGCCTTGTGCCGCCCGCAGTGGCAGTCGGTTGGCTGTCTCCAGGAGAAGGACCTCCTCGAGTGTCGGCAGGTCGCTCTCGGCGAGGACGTCGAGTACGTCGAGCGCCAGCTCACGTCGGGAAGCCGAATCTGCGTGAACGGTGTCGAAGGCCCACTGGGTCCTGCGCCACCATTCGGCCTTTCGGTCGGCGAGATCCCGCTGTCGGAGAGTCCGTATGGCGACCCGAGCGGCGATACCGGCCGCGGTCAAAGTAGCCGCGGCGATAAGGAGCGGCGCGGCGATCGGTCCCAGCACGACCAACCACTCCCACCATTCGATCGGTGCCCTGCCCATCGGTCCCCCGTCCGTCAGCGATGATCAGAACCTATTGGGCCCCTCCGACGTTTCTTGGGCGAGGCACCGTCGTCGTGCGCACTCAGACCGAGATGGCGACCTTTCCGCAGGAACGTGCCCGCGACGAGGGCGCGCATCGCACCGGGCAGCTGCTCGAGCGGGTAGGTCCGGTCGATTCAGGGCCTCAGGGTTCCAGCCTCGATGAGTCGGGCGAGGTCGCTTGCGCGCTGGGCCCGCGGCGAGCATTGTCAGGCGCCGGCGGACGAAGGAGGACAGGGCCAGAGCCTTCAGCTGCCGACGCATGCGGGTCAACCGCCCGCCGCGGAGTCGGGGAGCGGGGTGCTGCCGGCGACGAGCCCTGTTGCCAGCTGCACCGCCTGTGAGCCGACACCGCCCGACGCACCGGTGACCAAAACCGTCTGCCCTTGGGCGATGCGGGCGGCGTCGCAGGCCTGCAGGGCCACGCTGGCCCAGCACGACGCCGTCCGCGCATTCAATCCTTCCGAGGGCCGATAGGGTTGGGGCGTGGTGGTGACCAATGAGATCAATTGGCCTGGCCTCGGTGACTTCCCAGACAGGGGCCGGCGGATTGCCGCGCTGCTGTTCGGGGCGCCCCTCTGGGTGCACCGGCGGGTCGACTCGATCAGCCTCGGTGTCGCCGGCGCCACCCGTCGCGCGATCTCCTTTGACTTCACGCTTCCCTCGGACCTTGCAGTGCCTGGGTCGGACGGCCGCGTCCTGGTGCCGCTTGCTCTGATCGAGAAGGGCGCGCTTCGCCGTGTCTCGGCTACCGGGCCCGATGACCACCCGATGCCCGTGCTCGGACGTGACGACAACACGCAGCTCGCCGTTGAGATGCTGGTCCAGATCACGAGCCCCGGGGTGCCCCGCCCCACTGAGGAGTCCGAGCAGATGCGCGACCTCATACACCGCGTCGTCGGGTTCAACCCTGCCGAGACGTCCGCGGAGACGAGGAGAGCAATCGAGGTCGAGGTCGACCGGGAGCTCATGCCCTGGAGCGGCATCGCCGACCCGGAGAGCAGGGCGGTTGTCGCCCGGATGGTGAAGGGGTTTCTGGACCAGTTCCTCCTCGTGGTCGAGGTCGACGGAGACCTCGTCGGGAAGAGGACTGTGGTCAAGTTCTCCTATGACCGCAGCCTGCCGATCCCGGATCTCGGCAACAGGGTCGGGATCATCGAGTTCGACCTCCCAGACGCGGGCCTGGCGCACAGCCAGCACGTTGAGTTCAGTGCACCTGCTGGCCTGGTCGTCCGTCGGCTCAGTGTGCAGGAGACGGCTGGCGACGAGTATGTCGCAGACCCTCGCGAGGACGTCCCCGCCAAGCCGCGGAGCACCGCCCATGTTGCGTTCGCGCCGTCGGAGAACTATTCGGGGGCGGAAGTGAGTGTCGAGCTCGTCCCGGCAGTTTCGGGTGTCTTCACCTTCACGGTCGTGGGCGTGATGGTCGTGCTCTTGTTCGCCGTGGCTGTGGCCGCGGAGAAGTTCTTCGGCGCTCCGATCCTCTCGCCCCGCTTCACTGTGCCGTCACAGGCGGTCTCGCTGCTCCTCGTAGGGCCAGCCTTGTTCCTATCATGGATGGCGCGCGCCCCCGAACACCGCGCGCTGGCAGTCATGCTGCTGCCGCTCAGGCTGATGCTCATCTCGTGTGCCGGAGTGCTGCTCACAGCTGGGATCGGCGTCGGGGTTCCGCTCGAGCCGTGGTGGTGGGACCTTCTCTGGCTCGTGGTCGTGGTCGTCGCGGTGGCGATCCTCCTCGGGCTTGTCCTGTACCTCGTGAACGCGCGGCGGATGGCCAGGTCCCTGTGGAAATGGGCCCGCTCACAGTAGACTCGGGGCAGAAGGAGGTCGCCATGGCACTGAACCGCAAGAAGATCCGCCGTCACGAATCACCGCGCCGGTCTATCTTGTCCGATGCCCGAATCGACCTCGGCGCCGGTTCGCTCATCGGTAAGAACAGTGGATTGAGCCGTGCCCAAGCTGACAAGGGCATGCAGACGATTCTGGCCCGTATCGGCGGCATGGGCGCGCAGCCGAGTGGAACCAAGGCTTCGAGCCCCCGCGCGGCAGCATCCTGAGCTGACACGGACGGGCGGAGACGCCAAGGGACCAGCCTGAGGCTGGTCCCTTTCGTGTGAGCGGCCGGGCAAGAGCAGTCAAGCAGGTGCGCAGTGCAGGCCGGTGGCGCACGACGGCGTCACTCACCGCGGTGCCCATCGTGACCTGAGCCGGGGCGGCCAGCGGCGTCCGCCGTGTCGGTGGAGGACGCGTGGCCAACAGGGCGGAGATCCTCGACGGGATCGTGGACGTGGTCCTCAGCGAAATGTGCCTGCCTGTCGCCGGGGGAGAGCGGCGCGCCGCGATCGGCAAGCGGGCGCGCTCGGCCAGGTAGGTCCTGCGGGCCCACCCTAGGCCATCCCGCTGCTCGAGTCCCGCACCTCGCCCGGCCCGGCCACGCTGTCCCAGCACGACGCCGTTCTGGCACCTTCGCCTCGGCCGGCTTCTCCACCGCACCCGGGGCGCCGGCGGGCTGGGAATGGAGCTACGGCAAGTAGCCCTCGACGGACCGGGCGGCGCCGTATCCATGGGGGGCGGCGCCGCTCTCCTCAGTTGTCCTCCACAGGTCTGGCCCGGGAGGCGGGGCCACGGTAGAGTCGAACACATGTTCGAACTATCCGTGCTGGCGGAAGCGCCGACCGCCGTGGGAGCTCCGCAGGATGCGGACGACTTCTCACGGCTCATCGCGGATGTTCTGATGTCTGTCGGCGGGAGCTCGCCGAGCGCCGCCGTCATCGGGACGTGGGCGACGGCGCTCGTATCCGGTGCGGAGGACGACGGTCAGCTGAGCGAGGCGGAACTCATCGAGCGGATCGGTGCGGCGGAGCGGCTGAAGGCCGCCGCCTCGACTTATCAGGCCCGGTACAGCGTCCTTCTCGAGAAGCGGGTCCGGGAGCGGCGGGCGGCGACCGATGAGGCCCTTGCGGGCGATCGGCTCGGCGAAGGGCCGCGCGCCGTGGACCCCTCAGTCGAAGCCAGCCACGCCATCGCCCTGGCCCGCAGTGAGTCGCCGGCCCGTGGCGGCCGCCTGCTGGGGCTGGCGAAGGCACTCGTGAACGAGATGCCCCACACGCTCAACGCCCTCGCTGCGGGACGGATCAACGAATGGCGGGCGACCCTTGTCGTCCGGGAGACGGCCTGCCTCGACGTCGAGGACCGGGTGCGCGTGGACGAAGCAATGGTGGCCGCCTACGCTCGCGGGGGCGTCGGGGATCGCCAGCTCGCAGCAGAGGCTCGGGCGCATGCCCAACGGCTCGACCCCGCGGCGGCCGTGAAGCGTGCCCGGCGTGCGGTGACCGAGCGCCGCGTCTGGCTTCGGCCCGCACCGGATTCGATGGCAGTCCTGTCCTGTCTGCTGCCGGCCGCCCAAGCCGTCGCCTCATACAAGGCGCTGACCGCCAACGCGGATTCCGCTCGTGCCGCGGGGCCTGACGTGCGTGAGGATCGCACGCGCGACCAAATCATGGCGGACACCGCGGTGGAGAGGCTGACCGGGCAGGAGCACGCCGAGGATGTGGCGGTGGCGGTCCACCTCGTCATGGCGGAGAGTGCGCTGGTCCGTGGCTCCGCCGAGCCTGCCCTCCTTGAAGGATTCGGTGCCCTGCCCGCACAGGTGGGGCGCGACCT
Protein-coding sequences here:
- a CDS encoding zinc-binding dehydrogenase produces the protein MTGAARENLGVVAHAAGDLRIGPVPEPVPADDEAVVEVAFGGVCGSDLHYWKHGAAGASILREPMILGHEVSGRVIRAAADGTGPTAGTRVAAHPLTPRGDGRTPYPADRPNLAPASTYLGSAMHRPHTQGAFARRVALPARMLHGVPKGLSLETAALAEPATVAWHGLERAGDVRGKRVAVIGAGPIGQLVIAAAHHHGAAEVVATDLFEVPLGIARQQGARTLDARDDEAIEALHADVVVESSGTVPGLAAAVSAAARGGTVVMLGLQRAGGVEAPMATAITRELTLAGSFRFAGEFGDVLAALGDGTLRTEGIVTHVVPVEDALRGFETAADASVSSKVLISF
- a CDS encoding SDR family oxidoreductase, with amino-acid sequence MRAPTGIAAFGLEGKSALVTGSSQGIGRALVEGLAAAGASVVVHGRDAGKAARAAAEVADATGSQARSVTFDVTDPAAVDAGIAALEAEVGVLDVLVNNAGIQRRAPIGEFSDEDWDVLMATNVSSAFYLARRVSRGMVERGSGKIIQIGSVQSQLARPSIAPYSATKGAIVMLTKGLCADLAPHGIQANAIAPGYFATELTQALVADEDFSDWVRQRTPAARWGDTRDLVGALVFLASSASDFVNGQTLFVDGGMTAVV
- a CDS encoding HNH endonuclease: MFELSVLAEAPTAVGAPQDADDFSRLIADVLMSVGGSSPSAAVIGTWATALVSGAEDDGQLSEAELIERIGAAERLKAAASTYQARYSVLLEKRVRERRAATDEALAGDRLGEGPRAVDPSVEASHAIALARSESPARGGRLLGLAKALVNEMPHTLNALAAGRINEWRATLVVRETACLDVEDRVRVDEAMVAAYARGGVGDRQLAAEARAHAQRLDPAAAVKRARRAVTERRVWLRPAPDSMAVLSCLLPAAQAVASYKALTANADSARAAGPDVREDRTRDQIMADTAVERLTGQEHAEDVAVAVHLVMAESALVRGSAEPALLEGFGALPAQVGRDLVLCAAERATLRRLYTAPETGALTAMDSKARTFPEGLKTFIVLRDATCRNPWCNAPIRQYDHVIPAARGGPTNEANGQGLCERCNQVKEAPGWSHGTTPATRHTVTVTTPTGHRYSSTAPPLPGTRQIVGHRVGFPGGRMVFHTAA